Proteins from a genomic interval of Acanthopagrus latus isolate v.2019 chromosome 7, fAcaLat1.1, whole genome shotgun sequence:
- the dennd2c gene encoding DENN domain-containing protein 2C isoform X1, protein MLALRLEQGKRGGGEVDRLQKGATVAWQGRQSGRPPSREQGINIREKISQWEGRSQQGSSSQDAGLKAHPPTVSRSLSGDILGNGGSRGGPHAKGSLSKAKSLDFREGPSQAGHGVVGRKSEPLQFSATQGNKPLAAQVLIPPKVEANTAKSTGEKILTASVNQKTDPILDVKVVSKPLPPSTDDQEDNMPAGNFYTSRGFWRKLEGDRLLWEKGRDSSGDPQAPPKPQRTFQYRGTNSNSTEHTIRWDSGSPHNNRSNARSRKVAHPPNFPPPPCPVENTNGLSRHKKNRKSFEYEDAARLTVREGSLGGGSRNSGLYHAYSDDNIYEDIVCEVTRDNPYEDVKLSPMCLPIGRPQGPKLPPKPQTLQGHAGKVERKRFQTITASKSSTVADTSKPATPRRASTQKIHRTPQYVNKIETIFDDKRGRKRVKNQGVSVREETSGTESDPEDNTKAGSRRSVYIQSTLKRRPGYRTLERDLIQHQQQQLFQIFVVVSLRKGSPGNTYTPEITQQFPKMFEKSSRLSREAEDQLKVIPKFCFPDSQDWKPSAHMPSETFSFVLTGEDGSRWFCYCRKILPSGKGKRLPEVHCIVSKLGCFNLFAKILEEVERRREISPALVYPFMRSVMEAPFPAPGRTVTVKSFLPGSGNEVLTLCRPVDSRLEHVDFDSLLQCLSVGKLLQVFASILLERRVILVADKLSVLSRCSHAVLALLYPFTWQHTFVPVLPASMLDISCSPTPFLIGVLTPCLPEVLELPIEEVLIVDLCADKFVIQLGDEDCILPSKLQAALQQILGEREDILRQENGDRCEGQQADLSSLVSEGFVRFFVELVGHYPFHMVESSNGSRELQRDSFRKSHPSRGVRQFLQLFMDTQMFAGFIQDKELRKGGGRGLFEARVAEYMDSYPEAEPSGVNKFLKGLGSKMKLLQIK, encoded by the exons ATGCTGGCTCTGAGGCTAGAGCAGGGCAAGCGAGGGGGTGGTGAGGTTGATCGCCTGCAGAAAGGGGCAACTGTGGCGTGGCAGGGCCGCCAGTCAGGGAGGCCCCCTTCGCGCGAGCAGGGCATTAACATCCGGGAGAAGATCTCCCAGTGGGAAGGTCGCAGtcagcagggcagcagcagccaggatGCTGGGCTAAAAGCACACCCTCCGACTGTATCACGAAGTCTGTCTGGAGATATCCTGGGCAATGGAGGTTCCAGAGGAGGGCCTCACGCAAAAGGCAGCCTCTCAAAAGCTAAGAGCTTAGATTTTCGGGAAGGCCCATCACAAGCTGGACATGGTGTGGTTGGGAGGAAGTCTGAGCCTCTGCAGTTTTCAGCCACTCAAGGAAATAAACCACTTGCAGCACAAGTACTAATACCTCCTAAAGTGGAGGCCAACACTGCTAAATCCACTGGTGAAAAAATCCTCACAGCCAGTGTCAACCAAAAAACGGATCCTATCTTGGATGTAAAAGTAGTTTCTAAACCTCTACCTCCATCAACTGATGACCAAGAAGACAACATGCCTGCCGGAAACTTCTACACTTCAAGGGGTTTCTGGCGTAAGCTTGAGGGGGACAGACTGCTCTGGGAGAAAGGCAGGGACTCTTCAGGTGACCCTCAGGCTCCTCCCAAACCTCAGCGGACATTCCAGTATCGAGGGACTAACAGCAACAGCACGGAGCACACAATACGATGGGACAGCGGATCCCCTCACAACAACCGCTCCAACGCGAGGAGCAGGAAAGTAGCCCACCCGCCTAACTTCCCACCTCCTCCGTGCCCGGTAGAAAACACCAATGGGCTTTCAAGGCATAAAAAGAACAG GAAGTCCTTTGAGTACGAGGATGCGGCGCGTCTGACGGTGAGAGAAGGCAGTCTTGGAGGCGGGTCCAGGAATTCAGGCCTTTACCATGCCTACTCTGATGACAATATTTATGAGGACATTGTTT GTGAAGTGACTAGAGATAACCCATATGAGGATGTCAAGCTGTCTCCCATGTGCCTCCCTATTGGAAGGCCTCAAGGCCCAAAG CTGCCACCTAAACCCCAAACGTTGCAAGGCCATGCTGGCaaagtggagaggaagaggttcCAAACGATAACAGCATCCAAATCCTCAACTGTTGCAGATACTTCCAAGCCAGCTACACCCCGGCGTGCAAGCACTCAAAAAATTCACAGGACACCTCAG TACGTCAACAAGATTGAGACCATCTTTGACGACAagcgagggagaaagagagtaAAGAACCAGGGAGTCTCAGTTcgag AGGAGACCAGCGGGACAGAGAGCGACCCAGAAGACAACACCAAAG CAGGCTCCAGAAGATCAGTTTACATCCAGTCTACACTGAAACGGCGGCCAGGCTACCGCACCCTGGAGAGAGACCTGatccagcaccagcagcagcagctcttccaGATCTTCGTGGTGGTGTCGCTGAGAAAAGGCTCCCCAGGAAACACTTACACCCCTGAAATCACACAGCAGTTCCCCAAAATG TTTGAGAAGTCCTCCCGGCTCTCCAGAGAGGCTGAGGATCAGCTGAAAGTCATTCCCAAGTTTTGTTTCCCGGACTCGCAGGACTGGAAGCCCTCTGCACACATGCCAAG TGAGACCTTCTCCTTCGTCCTGACCGGAGAGGACGGCAGCCGCTGGTTTTGTTACTGCCGTAAAATCTTG CCCAGTGGAAAGGGGAAGAGGCTTCCTGAGGTGCACTGTATTGTCAGCAAACTGGGCTGTTTCAACCTGTTTGCAAAG AttttggaggaggtggagaggcgCAGGGAAATTTCCCCAGCGCTGGTTTACCCCTTTATGCGTAGCGTGATGGAGGCCCCGTTTCCAGCCCCTGGACGCACAGTCACTGTGAAGAGCTTCCTCCCCGGCTCTGGGAATGAG GTACTGACTTTGTGTCGACCAGTGGACTCCCGGCTGGAGCACGTGGACTTTGACAGTTTGCTGCAGTGTCTCAGTGTCGGTAAACTCCTGCAGGTGTTTGCCTCCATTCTGCTTGAGAGGAGGGTCATCTTAGTCGCGGATAAACTCAG TGTGTTGTCTCGGTGTAGCCATGCAGTGCTGGCGCTGCTCTACCCCTTCACCTGGCAGCATACCTTCGTGCCTGTGCTACCAGCCAGCATGCTGGACATCAGCTGCTCCCCCACCCCGTTCCTCATCGGAGTGCTGACACCCTGCCTGCCAGAGGTGCTGGAGCTGCCCATCGAGGAG GTGCTCATAGTGGATCTGTGTGCAGACAAGTTTGTCATTCAG CTGGGCGATGAAGACTGCATCCTGCCCAGTAAACTGCAGGCGGCTCTGCAGCAGATCCTGGGGGAGAGGGAAGATATTCTGAGGCAGGAGAATGGAGACAGATGTGAAG GTCAGCAGGCTGACCTGAGCTCTCTGGTGTCGGAGGGTTTCGTACGGTTCTTCGTGGAGCTGGTGGGTCACTATCCTTTCCACATGGTCGAGTCTTCCAACGGGAGCAGGGAGCTCCAGCGCGACAGCTTCCGTAAGTCTCACCCCTCCCGCGGAGTCCGCCAGTTCCTGCAGCTGTTCATGGACACTCAGATGTTTGCCGGCTTCATTCAGGACAAAGAGCTGCgcaagggaggaggaagag GTCTCTTTGAGGCCCGAGTGGCCGAGTATATGGATTCATATCCTGAGGCGGAGCCGAGTGGCGTGAACAAGTTTCTTAAAGGACTGG gaAGCAAGATGAAGCTCCTACAAATTAAGTGA
- the dennd2c gene encoding DENN domain-containing protein 2C isoform X2: MLALRLEQGKRGGGEVDRLQKGATVAWQGRQSGRPPSREQGINIREKISQWEGRSQQGSSSQDAGLKAHPPTVSRSLSGDILGNGGSRGGPHAKGSLSKAKSLDFREGPSQAGHGVVGRKSEPLQFSATQGNKPLAAQVLIPPKVEANTAKSTGEKILTASVNQKTDPILDVKVVSKPLPPSTDDQEDNMPAGNFYTSRGFWRKLEGDRLLWEKGRDSSGDPQAPPKPQRTFQYRGTNSNSTEHTIRWDSGSPHNNRSNARSRKVAHPPNFPPPPCPVENTNGLSRHKKNRKSFEYEDAARLTVREGSLGGGSRNSGLYHAYSDDNIYEDIVCEVTRDNPYEDVKLSPMCLPIGRPQGPKLPPKPQTLQGHAGKVERKRFQTITASKSSTVADTSKPATPRRASTQKIHRTPQYVNKIETIFDDKRGRKRVKNQGVSVREETSGTESDPEDNTKGSRRSVYIQSTLKRRPGYRTLERDLIQHQQQQLFQIFVVVSLRKGSPGNTYTPEITQQFPKMFEKSSRLSREAEDQLKVIPKFCFPDSQDWKPSAHMPSETFSFVLTGEDGSRWFCYCRKILPSGKGKRLPEVHCIVSKLGCFNLFAKILEEVERRREISPALVYPFMRSVMEAPFPAPGRTVTVKSFLPGSGNEVLTLCRPVDSRLEHVDFDSLLQCLSVGKLLQVFASILLERRVILVADKLSVLSRCSHAVLALLYPFTWQHTFVPVLPASMLDISCSPTPFLIGVLTPCLPEVLELPIEEVLIVDLCADKFVIQLGDEDCILPSKLQAALQQILGEREDILRQENGDRCEGQQADLSSLVSEGFVRFFVELVGHYPFHMVESSNGSRELQRDSFRKSHPSRGVRQFLQLFMDTQMFAGFIQDKELRKGGGRGLFEARVAEYMDSYPEAEPSGVNKFLKGLGSKMKLLQIK, from the exons ATGCTGGCTCTGAGGCTAGAGCAGGGCAAGCGAGGGGGTGGTGAGGTTGATCGCCTGCAGAAAGGGGCAACTGTGGCGTGGCAGGGCCGCCAGTCAGGGAGGCCCCCTTCGCGCGAGCAGGGCATTAACATCCGGGAGAAGATCTCCCAGTGGGAAGGTCGCAGtcagcagggcagcagcagccaggatGCTGGGCTAAAAGCACACCCTCCGACTGTATCACGAAGTCTGTCTGGAGATATCCTGGGCAATGGAGGTTCCAGAGGAGGGCCTCACGCAAAAGGCAGCCTCTCAAAAGCTAAGAGCTTAGATTTTCGGGAAGGCCCATCACAAGCTGGACATGGTGTGGTTGGGAGGAAGTCTGAGCCTCTGCAGTTTTCAGCCACTCAAGGAAATAAACCACTTGCAGCACAAGTACTAATACCTCCTAAAGTGGAGGCCAACACTGCTAAATCCACTGGTGAAAAAATCCTCACAGCCAGTGTCAACCAAAAAACGGATCCTATCTTGGATGTAAAAGTAGTTTCTAAACCTCTACCTCCATCAACTGATGACCAAGAAGACAACATGCCTGCCGGAAACTTCTACACTTCAAGGGGTTTCTGGCGTAAGCTTGAGGGGGACAGACTGCTCTGGGAGAAAGGCAGGGACTCTTCAGGTGACCCTCAGGCTCCTCCCAAACCTCAGCGGACATTCCAGTATCGAGGGACTAACAGCAACAGCACGGAGCACACAATACGATGGGACAGCGGATCCCCTCACAACAACCGCTCCAACGCGAGGAGCAGGAAAGTAGCCCACCCGCCTAACTTCCCACCTCCTCCGTGCCCGGTAGAAAACACCAATGGGCTTTCAAGGCATAAAAAGAACAG GAAGTCCTTTGAGTACGAGGATGCGGCGCGTCTGACGGTGAGAGAAGGCAGTCTTGGAGGCGGGTCCAGGAATTCAGGCCTTTACCATGCCTACTCTGATGACAATATTTATGAGGACATTGTTT GTGAAGTGACTAGAGATAACCCATATGAGGATGTCAAGCTGTCTCCCATGTGCCTCCCTATTGGAAGGCCTCAAGGCCCAAAG CTGCCACCTAAACCCCAAACGTTGCAAGGCCATGCTGGCaaagtggagaggaagaggttcCAAACGATAACAGCATCCAAATCCTCAACTGTTGCAGATACTTCCAAGCCAGCTACACCCCGGCGTGCAAGCACTCAAAAAATTCACAGGACACCTCAG TACGTCAACAAGATTGAGACCATCTTTGACGACAagcgagggagaaagagagtaAAGAACCAGGGAGTCTCAGTTcgag AGGAGACCAGCGGGACAGAGAGCGACCCAGAAGACAACACCAAAG GCTCCAGAAGATCAGTTTACATCCAGTCTACACTGAAACGGCGGCCAGGCTACCGCACCCTGGAGAGAGACCTGatccagcaccagcagcagcagctcttccaGATCTTCGTGGTGGTGTCGCTGAGAAAAGGCTCCCCAGGAAACACTTACACCCCTGAAATCACACAGCAGTTCCCCAAAATG TTTGAGAAGTCCTCCCGGCTCTCCAGAGAGGCTGAGGATCAGCTGAAAGTCATTCCCAAGTTTTGTTTCCCGGACTCGCAGGACTGGAAGCCCTCTGCACACATGCCAAG TGAGACCTTCTCCTTCGTCCTGACCGGAGAGGACGGCAGCCGCTGGTTTTGTTACTGCCGTAAAATCTTG CCCAGTGGAAAGGGGAAGAGGCTTCCTGAGGTGCACTGTATTGTCAGCAAACTGGGCTGTTTCAACCTGTTTGCAAAG AttttggaggaggtggagaggcgCAGGGAAATTTCCCCAGCGCTGGTTTACCCCTTTATGCGTAGCGTGATGGAGGCCCCGTTTCCAGCCCCTGGACGCACAGTCACTGTGAAGAGCTTCCTCCCCGGCTCTGGGAATGAG GTACTGACTTTGTGTCGACCAGTGGACTCCCGGCTGGAGCACGTGGACTTTGACAGTTTGCTGCAGTGTCTCAGTGTCGGTAAACTCCTGCAGGTGTTTGCCTCCATTCTGCTTGAGAGGAGGGTCATCTTAGTCGCGGATAAACTCAG TGTGTTGTCTCGGTGTAGCCATGCAGTGCTGGCGCTGCTCTACCCCTTCACCTGGCAGCATACCTTCGTGCCTGTGCTACCAGCCAGCATGCTGGACATCAGCTGCTCCCCCACCCCGTTCCTCATCGGAGTGCTGACACCCTGCCTGCCAGAGGTGCTGGAGCTGCCCATCGAGGAG GTGCTCATAGTGGATCTGTGTGCAGACAAGTTTGTCATTCAG CTGGGCGATGAAGACTGCATCCTGCCCAGTAAACTGCAGGCGGCTCTGCAGCAGATCCTGGGGGAGAGGGAAGATATTCTGAGGCAGGAGAATGGAGACAGATGTGAAG GTCAGCAGGCTGACCTGAGCTCTCTGGTGTCGGAGGGTTTCGTACGGTTCTTCGTGGAGCTGGTGGGTCACTATCCTTTCCACATGGTCGAGTCTTCCAACGGGAGCAGGGAGCTCCAGCGCGACAGCTTCCGTAAGTCTCACCCCTCCCGCGGAGTCCGCCAGTTCCTGCAGCTGTTCATGGACACTCAGATGTTTGCCGGCTTCATTCAGGACAAAGAGCTGCgcaagggaggaggaagag GTCTCTTTGAGGCCCGAGTGGCCGAGTATATGGATTCATATCCTGAGGCGGAGCCGAGTGGCGTGAACAAGTTTCTTAAAGGACTGG gaAGCAAGATGAAGCTCCTACAAATTAAGTGA
- the ampd1 gene encoding AMP deaminase 1 — protein sequence MPKVVVPGQAKTDDKMRAFAEKVFASETKDENVRDEISMFDVDEDCPIMHEEMAHHLHTEDNAEKRKKRSRTIAVPVAAAASKSAVAPVMSVEVDTPTYLEVPDFQRVAIIGDYASGVTMDDFELSCKGLYRALTIREKYMRLAYQRFPRTVSQYLRDIEGETFKPEDQVQPVFTSPPKNGEDPFDTAELPKNLGYVARMKDGLIYVYNDAAAADKHQPKDLPCPDYNTFIDDMNFLIALIAQGPTKTYTHRRLKFLMSKFNVHEMLNEMEEMRELKMNPHRDFYNCRKVDTHIHAAACMNQKHLLRFIKKSYRVDADRVVHKLKGKEVTMKELFESLHLHPYDLTVDSLDVHAGRQTFQRFDKFNAKYNPVGASELRDLYMKTENQINGEYFATIIKEVASDLEDAKYQYAEPRLSIYGCNPNEWSKLSSWFVKHRVYSPNFKWMIQVPRIYDIFRGRDFVPHFGRMLENIFLPVFQATIDPQSNPELSIFLKHVTGFDSVDDESKHSGHMFSTKSPKPEEWDIVKNPSYTYYIYYMYANIAVLNQLRRQRGMNTFMFRPHCGEAGAVTHLLAAFMTADNISHGLNLKKSPVLQYLYFLTQIPIAMSPLSNNSLFLEYAKNPLLEFHKKGLVVSLSTDDPMQFHYTKEPLMEEYAIAAQVFKLSTCDMCEISRNSVIQSSLSDEEKVHFLGHDYLKEGPEGNDIRKTNVAQIRMAYRFETLCYELNLIKEGLKTE from the exons ATGCCTAAAGTTGTAGTGCCAG GTCAAGCGA AGACCGACGACAAGATGCGGGCCTTCGCGGAGAAAGTCTTTGCGTCTGAGACCAAAGACGAGAACGTCCGCGATGAGATCTCCATGTTTGATGTGGATGAGGACTGTCCCATCATGCACGAGGAGATGGCCCACCATCTGCACACTGAGGATAATGCTGAGAAACG CAAGAAGCGGTCCCGCACCATCGCCGTGCCTGTGGCTGCGGCTGCTTCCAAGTCAGCTGTTGCCCCTGTAATGTCAGTGGAGGTGGACACGCCCACCTACCTGGAGGTGCCCGACTTCCAGAGAGTGGCCATCATCGGAGACTATGCCTCTGGG GTGACCATGGATGACTTTGAGCTGTCCTGTAAGGGTCTGTACCGTGCCTTGACCATCAGGGAGAAGTACATGCGGCTGGCCTACCAGCGCTTCCCCCGCACGGTCTCCCAGTACCTGCGTGACATCGAGGGGGAGACCTTCAAACCTGAAGATCAGGTGCAGCCAG TCTTCACATCTCCTCCAAAGAATGGGGAAGACCCCTTTGATACCGCTGAACTGCCAAAGAATCTGGGATACGTTGCTCGTATGAAGGACGGTCTCATCTATGTGTACAACGACGCTGCAGCCGCTGACAAACATCAGCCCAAGGACCTGCCCTGCCCCGACTACAACACCTTCATCGACGACATGAACTTCCTCATCGCTCTCATTGCACAGGGCCCAAC TAAGACCTACACTCACCGTCGTCTGAAGTTCCTCATGTCCAAGTTCAACGTGCATGAGATGCTGAacgagatggaggagatgagggagCTGAAGATGAACCCCCACAGGGACTTTTACAACTGCAGGAAG GTGGACACCCACATCCACGCCGCCGCCTGCATGAACCAGAAGCACCTGCTGCGCTTCATCAAGAAGTCCTACCGCGTGGACGCCGATCGCGTCGTGCACAAGCTGAAAGGGAAAGAGGTCACCATGAAGGAGCTCTTTGAGTCCCTTCACCTGCACCCCTATGACCTCACTGTGGACTCCCTGGATGTGCACGCT GGCAGACAAACCTTCCAGCGTTTTGACAAGTTCAACGCCAAGTACAACCCCGTGGGAGCCAGCGAGCTGCGTGACCTGTACATGAAGACGGAGAACCAAATCAACGGAGAGTACTTTGCCACCATCATCAAG GAAGTAGCCAGTGACCTGGAGGATGCCAAGTACCAGTATGCTGAGCCTCGTCTGTCCATCTACGGCTGCAACCCCAACGAGTGGAGCAAACTGTCCAGCTGGTTCGTCAAGCACAGAGTCTACTCCCCAAACTTCAAGTGGATGATTCAGGTTCCCAGGATCTA CGACATCTTCAGAGGCAGGGACTTTGTGCCACACTTTGGCAGGATGTTGGAGAACATTTTCCTCCCCGTGTTCCAGGCCACCATCGACCCACAGTCCAACCCAGAGCTCAGCATCTTCCTCAAGCAT GTGACAGGCTTCGACAGTGTGGACGATGAGTCCAAGCACAGTGGTCACATGTTCTCCACTAAGAGCCCCAAACCAGAGGAGTGGGACATCGTCAAGAACCCCTCCTACACCTACTACATCTACTACATGTATGCCAACATCGCTGTGCTCAACCAGCTCCGCAG ACAGAGGGGGATGAACACGTTCATGTTCAGGCCTCACTGTGGCGAGGCCGGGGCCGTAACCCATCTGCTGGCTGCCTTCATGACCGCTGATAACATCTCTCACGGCCTCAACCTCAAGAAG AGTCCTGTGCTGCAGTACCTGTACTTCCTGACCCAGATCCCCATCGCCATGTCCCCTCTCAGCAACAACAGCCTGTTCCTGGAGTACGCCAAGAACCCCCTGCTGGAGTTCCACAAGAAAGGCCTGGTGGTGTCTCTGTCCACCGACGACCCCATGCAGTTCCACTACACCAAG GAACCCCTGATGGAGGAGTACGCCATTGCAGCCCAGGTCTTCAAGCTCAGTACCTGCGACATGTGTGAGATCTCCAGGAACAGTGTGATTCAGAGCTCCCTGTCTGATGAG GAGAAGGTCCACTTCCTGGGTCATGACTACCTGAAGGAGGGTCCAGAGGGCAACGACATCCGCAAGACCAACGTGGCCCAGATCCGCATGGCGTACCGCTTCGAGACCCTGTGCTATGAGCTCAACCTGATCAAGGAGGGCTTGAAGACTGAGTAG